Within Oncorhynchus keta strain PuntledgeMale-10-30-2019 chromosome 30, Oket_V2, whole genome shotgun sequence, the genomic segment CTGGCCCAGAACCAGAGGGCTTACTCTGTTCTGCTGGGGGCGGTGAGGGAGCTGGCCCGCTCCACTCTCTGCCCCTACCTCCAGAGCTCCCTGCTGCACTTTTCTACAGGCCTGGATGGTCTGTTAGGGTCTATATCAGGCCTCATGAACACACTGGGGTATGCCCTGCCTCCTGCTGGGATTGAGGCGCAGTACCCACGTAAGGGCACAGGGGGCGATGGAGAGGCGACGGGACGCAGACCAGCTCCACTTATGAGTCAGGGTCTCTATAAGACAGGGGCGGAGATGGGGGCGGGACCAAGGAGGCATCCCCTTGATGATCAGAGGGGTGCTGGGACCAACAGAGGGCTGGTGAGAGGACAAAAGGAGGAGAGCACCAGGAGAGAAAtgacggagagaaagagggagcgagagaaggatagagggaggggaagggagggaaggaaagcgGAGGTGACAGGGGCTGCGGTTAGGAGCGTGGGATCGAggcaggaggggagaggggagcgagggaggaaaggaaggaagagaCACTCAGAGGATTGGGAGGGGGCCAGTGAagacagggaagaggaggaagagttggagagagagggagggagcgagagatgggggaggaggagaaggctgCTGAGTGTttcagaggaaggagagagaacagtgaaGCAGGGTCCACTGGAGTCTGACGCCAGAGTCACTCTGTCcttctcagacagacagaccttccCCCAACAACAACTCctaaacaacaataacaataacaactaTGATAACGACAACCTCAACAGCTACAACTTCAACTACCCCCACCAAAACAAGGAACGAGCCAGAGAGGTGGATGCAGAAAACAGGGCGACAGAGGAGGAACATTACATCATCAGAGAGTCtgcatccctcctctcctcctctccatccctacaTCCCCAGCGCCGATCCCCTCGCTCCTTAttctcccccaccctccacccccccctctccctcttctaccCATTTGGCACAGGGACAGGGGAGGGACACACCCTTTTGTCAGAACCAGTGCCCTTGTCATTGAGGAGGGGTCCCCCCCTGCTGCCgccccctcccctgtcccccctcctgtcctcctcccctctgctgGCGGTGCGGCCGGCGCTCAACGACTTCTCCAGGAAGGTGGAGGGCTTCTGGGTGCTGAGGGAGCTGCAGAGCTGGCTGTGGCGCTCCGCCAAGGACTTCAACCGCCTTAAGAAGAGACTTAGAGTctgacagactgagagaggacacacagagacagaggaattgaaggaggacacacacacaaacatacaaaccctctctctctttctctttctctttctctttctctttctctctctctctctctctctctctctctcacacacacacacacacacacacacacacacacacacacacacacacacacacacacacacacacacacacacacacacacacacacacacacacacacacacacacacacacacacacacacacacatacagcctgagagaacacacacaaacagagacatACCCATGCATAGAACCTGGGAGAGAAAAACACACCCTGCgagcgggcacacacacacacactatcacacaaaCCATGTTGGAATACCTAGCTTGTGCTGAACCATGGAAAAGGGGCTTTCTGGCCAGACATCAGCCTGGGCACAGTGGCACATCCGGGGATGGAAATTGACCaattgtctgtctctgtgtggacaATATGAGCACTGTCAGCAAtgacatgacatcatgacatagCAGGTCATTGATCCGCCATTGGAACTGATTTACTGGACGTAACGCCTCACATACTGGACATAAAGGTGGTAGTCAAGCAGATAGACAGTCATGTCATTGACCGAGAACTAATTCAGAACCACAGTGAATCACGAGACATTACTATTCGCCCAGGGAGGAAGAAAGAGTTatgaatggagagagacaaagagaagaagagggagaggaaatggcaggatggagagatggtagaaagagagagtgagtgagagaaagagagagagagaaagggggagtctGAGTCAGGGGCTGTGGGGGTTGCTGAGTAATCAGAGATCTGCTGACCCTTGCAGCAACCCTGCATAGAAACCAACCGGACAGTCACAGtggcatcaaacacacacacacacacacacacacacacacacacacacacgcacgcacgcacgcacgcacacacacacggacacacacacacacacacacacacacacacacacacacacacacacacacacacacacgcacgcacgcacacacacacacacacacacacacacacacacacacacacaaacacaaacgcacacgcacacgcacacacacacatttccaggTGAACCAGTCATTTGTGAATTGGCCAAATGTTTTTACATAGAGTTGTTGATACTTTCAACTTTGGTATCTCAGCCTTTTCCTTCGCTTGTTTCAGCCAAATGCAACACAAAAGCCCTAAACTTGGCatggtgtgttttttttttacagcagaTCTGGGACCTGTACAGTACCGTCCAACAATGTGTATGTATAGAGTTTAGCTTTAGATTATATCTATGATATTTATtgaagatgttttatttattttcttgtgTGAATAATACTGTTCTGTATCATGTTGGAGATGAAAGAAAATCAAATATGAGCTTTTGTACTGAGATGAATGTTATTGGTCATTTGGGAAGTGAGGTTGTTTTGGAACGTTATGGCTTTGACTGGGTTGTTTTGGGTGAGGGGTACAACTGAAAGACATGGAAGGGGGTGCATTTCCCAAAACAAAGAGCGACTCACATTCATCACAAACAAGAGGGGAATGAAAGAGTTTTATTTGTCTGTCTTGACTAAATTTATGATCCATCcttttctttcctctctccccttccccccatCATCCCTCCCGCTCTGTTTTCCATCCAATTATTTCACGCATCTCGTCTTCCCAAAAgtatccctctaacctgacttgTAACAGACAGAGCTTAGGAGCATaaacacacaggtacaaacacaACCCTTTAACACTCCCaactacacccctctctctctctctctgtctctctctctgtctctctgtctctcctctctctctctctctctctctctctctctctctctctctctctctctgtctctctctctctctgtctctctctctctctctctctctctctcctctctctctctctctctctctctctctctctctgtctctctctctctctctctctctctctctctctctgtctccccctctctctctctctctctctctctctctctctctctctctctctctctctctctctctctctctctctctctctctctctctctctctctctctgtctctctctctgtctctctctctccctccctccctctctctctctctctctctctctctctgtctctctctctgtctctctctccctctctctctctctctctctctctctctctctctctctctctctctctctctctctctctctctctctctctctctctctctctctctctctttctttctttctttctttcttttattctttctccctctctctctctctctctctctctctctctctctctttctttctttatttctttcttttattctttctctctctctccctctctctctctctctctctttctttctttctttctttcttttattctctctctctctctctctctctctctctctctctttctttctttcctttaatctttctctctctctctgtctctctctctctctgtctctcactctctctctctctctctttcttttactatttctttctctctctctctctctctctctctctctctctctctctctctgtctctctctctgtctctctctctctctctccctctctctctctctctctctctctctctctctctctttctttctttctctctctctctctctctctctctctctctctctctctctctctctctctctctctctctctttctttctttcttttactatgtctttctctctctctctctccctctctctctctctccctctctctctctctccctctctctctctttctttctttcttttattatttctttctttctttctctctctctctctctctctctccctctctttctttctttcctttattctttctctctctctctctctctctctctccctccctctctctctctctctctctctctctctctctctctctctctctctctctctctcactctttctttctttcttttactatgtctttctctctctctctctctccctctctctctctctctccctctctctctctctccctctctctctctttctttctttctttcttttattatttatttctttctttctctctctctctctctctttctttattctttctttctctctctctctctctctctctctctctctctctctctctctctctctctctctctctctctctctctcaattcaacttcaatgtaagggctttattggcatgagaaacatatgttaacattgccaaagcaagtgaagtagatagtaaacaaaagtgaaataaacaataaaaaatcaactctctctctgtcagactctctccatctgtctgtctgtctgtctgtctgtctgtctgtctgtctgtctgtctgtctgtctgtctgtctgtctgtctgtctctctatctctctgtctctctgtctctctgtctctctgtctctctatctctcttctct encodes:
- the LOC118363108 gene encoding uncharacterized protein LOC118363108, which gives rise to MHFEVHHIQHVLLLAAAVTSVQVPDPSFSLSNERTSIERTYELTKYLEHQLREIKDTYLSYLGPPFSDPDFSPPRPNSTALSLPSAATRLELWRGLENRARLAQNQRAYSVLLGAVRELARSTLCPYLQSSLLHFSTGLDGLLGSISGLMNTLGYALPPAGIEAQYPRKGTGGDGEATGRRPAPLMSQGLYKTGAEMGAGPRRHPLDDQRGAGTNRGLVRGQKEESTRREMTERKREREKDRGRGREGRKAEVTGAAVRSVGSRQEGRGERGRKGRKRHSEDWEGASEDREEEEELEREGGSERWGRRRRLLSVSEEGERTVKQGPLESDARVTLSFSDRQTFPQQQLLNNNNNNNYDNDNLNSYNFNYPHQNKERAREVDAENRATEEEHYIIRESASLLSSSPSLHPQRRSPRSLFSPTLHPPLSLFYPFGTGTGEGHTLLSEPVPLSLRRGPPLLPPPPLSPLLSSSPLLAVRPALNDFSRKVEGFWVLRELQSWLWRSAKDFNRLKKRLRV